Part of the Arvicanthis niloticus isolate mArvNil1 chromosome 2, mArvNil1.pat.X, whole genome shotgun sequence genome, GAATACAGTTTGTCTCAGTCGTGGGTTGACGAGTCCTTGCCAGCATTAATCTATGTCCTTGTCTTACTGAGAGCATGCTGACCTGACCGATTACTTCTATCATGCCCTCCTTCTTGGATTGTTCTGGGTAATAACTGTGCTGGCGATCCCAGCAGCACAGTGCGACTTTATGTCCCGTATATGTGCTTTTCAGGGTCCTGAAAGGCACACTATTATTTCAAGGACATGATGTTTGCTGAGTAAGGTGGTCAAGGCTCCCATTGAGATGCGGTCACCTCTGATCCAGGGCACATTTCCTCTGGCATCAGAGATGTCACTGTGAGCTGAGTGTAAAGACAGCTTTCTGGCGTGGGTGTCTGTACCCTCTGGTCTGGTTACACTACAGGGTCGCCTGAGTTTTATCCGTGGTCACTGACGTTGAGAGGGTGAGGGTTGCATTTAGCCATCTTCCATGATCAGAgcattttaaaagccatttatttCGACACCattgtttctccttcctctgactTCTGCGGTCCCAGGGACTCTCTGCATGACAGCGCATCTCATTCATCCTCAGCAACACTGAAGTGGGGATTTTGGACTCTGCCCAAATGATATCCTTGTTTGCTTCCTTGTCTTCGTAGATGACTAAGAATGGCACTGTAGAATCTGAGGAAGCCAGCACTCTGACTGTGGATGACATTTCCGATGACGATATTGATTTAGACAACACAGAAGTAGACGAGTACTTCTTCCTACAACCTCTGCCCACTAAAAAGCGGAGAGCTCTGCTGCGAGCCTCGGGGGTGAAAAAGATCGACGTTGAGGAAAAACATGAGCTGCGGGCCATCCGACTGTCTCGGGAGGACTGCGGCTGTGACTGCAGAGTGTTCTGTGATCCAGAAACGTGTACCTGCAGCCTGGCAGGCATTAAATGTCAGGTAAGAATTGGGATCTCAAGCATCTGGAAAAAAACTGTCACATGCCACCCCAGAAAGAAGCAGTCATGTTGTGTAtaataaggcattttttttttaacctggagaaaaaaaaaatactggcaaGGAAAGACACATAATTCAAGGGGAAAGAAACCCTAATTCAAGGGCATTCATAAAATACTTATACTGTGTGTACTGTGAATGGCAATTCAAGCTGCAGCTGAGTTTATTGAAGGTGTTTCCTCCTGGATTCAGTCATTATGCCAgcttattttagcttttttttatATGCAGTCTGGGAGAGGACACTGTCTGTTCCATTTGGGTTCATATTTTCTGGTTCACCCATGGGGTGTAACAATTCATCACCAGTGGTATAGACTTATTAGAGAAGTTCCTAGCCAGatagatcttttaaaaagccagttGCATTCCTACCTTGTCTGAAGTAGGCATGTCAGGTAAACCTGTTAGGTTCTGTCATTTCTGCAGCAAGCAGGTTGAGATGCTGTCAAACAGACAGTGGGATCTAACTAGACACATTTCTGTAAACAAGGTTTTCTGAGGGCGCAGGCACTTTGTCTGTCTATTGCCTGTGATGGACTTCACTCTTCACAGCCCTGAGAAGACACAGCTGTAGAACCCCAGATGTTCTCTACCTTTTTTCAATGAAACATAAAGTGAAGTTACAATTTACAGCCCTTTCTTGGGGCTGCTATGGCTTCCTAAACAAGAAAGGGGTAACTGTCTGACTACAGTGACAAGATTGGCTTGAGGAGACTGCAGAAGAAGCAAGGAGAAAACTTTTACAATCTGAGAATAGCCTCATAAACAGCAAAAAGTCTGTCTTGTGCGCGGAAGCTGAAATTTGAGATTCTATGAAAAATAGCAGGAAATAGCCTCCCCAGCGTCATCTGGATGACTGTGCTTTTAAAAGCTAcgactttaaaactttaaaattaaagagaaaagcaaTAGTTTACCAATTCCTTGACAAGGTGACTCTCTGGTCCCATCCATCAGAAATTTAACAGAGCCCTGTGAATGGTTACCTGCTCTTAACTTTATGCAGAAAtagttttattccttttaaaaaggagaaatttgCTTAATTCGCTTCAAAAAAGAAAGGCAGCTGAGAGCCAAGGACAGTTCCCTTCTGAGCAACTGAGAACAAACCAAGAACACATTTACCCTCTtgattccctctctcctttctttcttttctgttttgagtcTGGTGCCTCATGGACAtgataggcaagtactctaccccCACTGAGCTAacgtttttaaaatgtattattttgagaaagggtttttcTAAGTTGCCTGGGCTGGTCTTCAGCTCCCAGGTCTCCTGATTCCTGGAAGTTACATTCTTAGGCACAGGATACGTCCATTTGAAATGGGCTTCTCTTTTTCAAGAGGAAAGCAGGGCAAACAACCTGCATCCACATAGCAAGGGCCCACTGAGAAGAAGACACAGCATTGAGACAATAGCAGTATGGCTCTGGGTGACTCTAAGTAGTGTCATCCCAGACTTCAGGAGCAGTGAAGGTCATCTGATAAAAGAACAGAGTGGCATGTAATGATGTCATAGAAGTTAGATTAGTCTAAGGGTTCTGGGGGAACAGTCTGGGTGTGACTGGGAAGTGGGTGAGTTAGAATGCACCAAAATGCACTGGGTTTGCAAGATAGGAACAAAATCAAATGGGAAAGGAGAATGGAAAGTAGAGAGTGGAGAAATACGGAAGCCCTGAGGGCACAATCAAATATAAATTCTCAATTATCCTCATGCCACCACTCTTTTGAACATACATTTAGAAACCAGTTCGTTGCCATAACTTAAGTCTTCATTTCCCCGGCACCTTTTACTTGCAGCTTATCTGCAGTTTGCTGTGACAGAAGTAGAACCTGAATGCTTTACTTCATTCACAGGATTGTTACAAAGTCCTTGATTTTATTTGGTCTGTAACAGTTCCTTGCTGCTAATCTGTGTTCTTCCTTCCAAGGTGGATCGTATGTCTTTCCCATGTGGCTGTACGAAGGAAGGCTGTAGTAACACAGCAGGTAGAATTGAATTTAATCCTATCCGTGTCCGGACTCATTTTTTGCACACAATAATGAAACTTGAACTGGAGAAGAACCGAGAGCAGCAAACCCCCACGCTGAACGGCTGCCACGGAGAGATAAGCACCCACGGTCCTTCCATGGGCCCTGTCGCTCATTCTGTTGAATACTCCATCGCAGACAATTTCGAGATTGAAACCGAACCCCAGGCTGCCGTGCTGCACCTGCAGGAGGAACTGGATTGCCAAGGagacgaggaggaagaggaggaggatggaagcAGTTTCTGCAGTGGAGCCACTGACTCTAGCACCCAAAGCCTGGCCCCCAGTGAatcagatgaggaagaagaggaggaagaagaagaagaggaagaggaggaggaagatgaagacgACGACAAGGGAGACGGCTTTGTAGAAGGGCTCGGAGCCCATACTGAAGTTGTtccccttccttctgtcctttgttACTCTGATGGCACCGCAGTTCATGAAAGCCACACAAAAAATGCTTCATTTTACGCTAGCTCTTCAACTCTGTACTACCAAATAGATAGCCACATCCCAGGAACTCCTAGCCAGCTCTCTGACAACTATTCTGAAAGAGATGCTGTCAAAAACGGTGCCCTTTCGCTGGTGCCTTACGCCATGACCCCGGAGCGATTTGTTGACTATGCCAGGCAAGCGGAAGAGGCCTATGGAGCCTCCCACTACCCAGCTGCCAATCCGTCTGTCATCGTTTGCTGCCCCACCTCTGAAAACGATAGTGGGGTGCCCTGTAACCCCTTATATCCTGAACACAGGTCCAATCTTCCCGAAGTGGAATTTCACTCATACTTGAAAGGCCCTTCCCAGGAAGGGTTCGTCTCCACCTTGAATGGCGACAGCCACATCTCAGAGCATCCTGCAGAAAATCCTTTGAGCCTTGCAGAAAAAAGCAGATTGCATGAGGAGTGCATTCAGTCCCCCGTGGTGGAAACAGTCCCCGTTT contains:
- the Csrnp3 gene encoding cysteine/serine-rich nuclear protein 3 isoform X1 codes for the protein MRSQGTCDNTAAMSGILKRKFEDVDASSPCSSARESDDEVSSSESADSGDSVNPSTSNHFTPSSILKREKRLRTKNVHFSCVTVYYFTRRQGFTSVPSQGGSTLGMSSRHNSVRQYTLGEFAREQDRLHREMLREHLREEKLNSLKLKMTKNGTVESEEASTLTVDDISDDDIDLDNTEVDEYFFLQPLPTKKRRALLRASGVKKIDVEEKHELRAIRLSREDCGCDCRVFCDPETCTCSLAGIKCQVDRMSFPCGCTKEGCSNTAGRIEFNPIRVRTHFLHTIMKLELEKNREQQTPTLNGCHGEISTHGPSMGPVAHSVEYSIADNFEIETEPQAAVLHLQEELDCQGDEEEEEEDGSSFCSGATDSSTQSLAPSESDEEEEEEEEEEEEEEEDEDDDKGDGFVEGLGAHTEVVPLPSVLCYSDGTAVHESHTKNASFYASSSTLYYQIDSHIPGTPSQLSDNYSERDAVKNGALSLVPYAMTPERFVDYARQAEEAYGASHYPAANPSVIVCCPTSENDSGVPCNPLYPEHRSNLPEVEFHSYLKGPSQEGFVSTLNGDSHISEHPAENPLSLAEKSRLHEECIQSPVVETVPV
- the Csrnp3 gene encoding cysteine/serine-rich nuclear protein 3 isoform X2 codes for the protein MSGILKRKFEDVDASSPCSSARESDDEVSSSESADSGDSVNPSTSNHFTPSSILKREKRLRTKNVHFSCVTVYYFTRRQGFTSVPSQGGSTLGMSSRHNSVRQYTLGEFAREQDRLHREMLREHLREEKLNSLKLKMTKNGTVESEEASTLTVDDISDDDIDLDNTEVDEYFFLQPLPTKKRRALLRASGVKKIDVEEKHELRAIRLSREDCGCDCRVFCDPETCTCSLAGIKCQVDRMSFPCGCTKEGCSNTAGRIEFNPIRVRTHFLHTIMKLELEKNREQQTPTLNGCHGEISTHGPSMGPVAHSVEYSIADNFEIETEPQAAVLHLQEELDCQGDEEEEEEDGSSFCSGATDSSTQSLAPSESDEEEEEEEEEEEEEEEDEDDDKGDGFVEGLGAHTEVVPLPSVLCYSDGTAVHESHTKNASFYASSSTLYYQIDSHIPGTPSQLSDNYSERDAVKNGALSLVPYAMTPERFVDYARQAEEAYGASHYPAANPSVIVCCPTSENDSGVPCNPLYPEHRSNLPEVEFHSYLKGPSQEGFVSTLNGDSHISEHPAENPLSLAEKSRLHEECIQSPVVETVPV